A window of the Dioscorea cayenensis subsp. rotundata cultivar TDr96_F1 chromosome 14, TDr96_F1_v2_PseudoChromosome.rev07_lg8_w22 25.fasta, whole genome shotgun sequence genome harbors these coding sequences:
- the LOC120276026 gene encoding protein FAR1-RELATED SEQUENCE 5-like, with protein MEPNGLDLLLSINPIDVVGSSVVANSVPQILVEESYAVESLKDGSLKMKSSVVGSFDWEYHSEENMIELDEGDENVNQCIYDMEKEKHVIYDYEDEASFLEAWENLLEKFNLRENPWLLKLFGERKKWAMVYGRHIFCGNMMSTQRSESFNSLLRNYLTSKLGVARFFEQFERVLEDRRYAELQEDYKMMDQSISSKELCPILRQMVQLYTPNIFQKLKEEHNKILYVMVELLSERNHSKTYKAIHVDAPHHASVVTFDSSNETIECSCKKFDFSGIPCMHMLRVLDVNQKFVLPSKYILKRWTRKARDIDTCIFVSTMAEEDPIVAKSKRYMDMCHRYQKLISEASKCEEAYKEVVRHYFVLDAKVKDIVKMSHSGREDCLSTDDVYNHNLTCDYSDARGLAIRHKPSRGGRSTKRIKGIGSNYPKELSLSNLADEDVLLKESFCPLIF; from the exons ATGGAACCGAATGGCTTAGATCTTTTACTCTCTATTAATCCTATTGATGTTGTTGGAAGCTCGGTGGTGGCAAACTCGGTACCACAAATCTTGGTAGAGGAAAGTTATGCAGTGGAAAGTTTGAAGGATGGGAGCTTAAAAATGAAAAGCTCTGTAGTAGGAAGCTTTGATTg GGAATATCATTCGGAGGAAAATATGATAGAACTTGATGAAGGAGATGAAAATGTGAACCAATGTATCTATGacatggagaaggagaag CATGTTATATATGACTATGAAGATGAAGCATCTTTTCTTGAAGCATGGGAAAATTTACTTGAAAAATTTAACTTAAGAGAGAACCCATggcttttgaaattatttggaGAAAGGAAAAAATGGGCTATGGTATATGGTCGGCATATTTTTtgtggaaacatgatgagcactcAAAGAAGTGAGAGCTTTAATAGTCTATTGAGGAATTACTTAACATCAAAACTCGGGGTAGCAAGATTTTTTGAACAATTTGAGAGAGTTCTTGAAGATAGGCGGTATGCAGAACTTCAAGAAGATTACAAGATGATGGATCAATCAATATCATCAAAGGAGTTGTGCCCGATCTTGAGACAAATGGTGCAATTGTATACTCCTAATATTTTCCAAAAGTTGAAGGAAGAACACAATAAGATTCTTTATGTGATGGTTGAATTATTAAGTGAAAGAAATCATTCGAAGACCTACAAGGCTATCCATGTTGATGCTCCTCATCATGCTAGTGTAGTGACATTTGATTCCTCAAATGAGACAATTGAGTGTAGTTGtaaaaaatttgacttttcagGGATTCCTTGTATGCACATGTTGCGTGTCTTGGATGTAAATCAGAAATTTGTGCTTCCTAGTAAGTATATATTGAAAAGATGGACTAGGAAAGCACGAGATATTGATACTTGTATTTTTGTCTCTACCATGGCGGAAGAGGATCCTATTGTGGCAAAAAGCAAGAGATACATGGATATGTGCCATcgttatcaaaaattaatttcagaAGCATCTAAATGTGAAGAAGCTTATAAAGAGGTGGTGCGTCATTATTTTGTGCTTGATGCGAAGGTGAAGGATATTGTGAAGATGTCTCACTCAGGAAGGGAAGATTGTCTATCAACAGATGATGtatataatcataatttaaCTTGTGACTACTCTGATGCTAGAGGATTAGCTATAAGGCATAAGCCAAGTCGTGGAGGTCGTAGCACTAAAAGAATCAAAG gtattgGTAGCAATTATCCTAAAGAATTGTCCTTAAGTAATCTTGCTGATGAAGATGTACTTTTGAAAGAATCATTTTgtcctttgattttttaa
- the LOC120276017 gene encoding uncharacterized protein LOC120276017: MGCLVSTPEDEGGNRRKSGNIGEVAVFVPGLRIPKSVDFSQSLGDSLSKSLVERLSALRARIVVMAAQEAPKATKPKRKTATQHGGSSFSDLLQALEDYLPVLLGLVKDGNNLKDKVHFAWINQEDDAEETVMASAWYEVLSVLHLMAMLCLSEANALLLPKMASDGYQQKTSEEGKRASVDIFLKAAGYLDCAIRHVLPQIPPETRSELPIDLTERVLRALCMQALGQCVDIQLGMAIDSPKATLAVKRRLACEMVKYWKQAQDDITHFSSLSFSNGWGQKHWLFVKWKYLEAKAAAYYYHGLILDEGNTEKSHGMAVAALQAAEEFLKEGKKTCENFNATIPISRSPYLSGSMKYLSEKIPKDTASKVRINRDLYSHERIIETAPTLPDFALALKPDDYQLPPVDPSWNKDDGNQKKD, translated from the exons ATGGGATGCCTGGTATCAACTCCTGAAGATGAAGGTGGAAACAGGAGAAAGTCTGGAAATATCGGAGAGGTGGCAGTGTTCGTGCCAGGATTACGCATCCCTAAAAGTGTAGATTTCTCTCAGTCATTGGGCGATAGCTTATCAAAGAGTCTAGTGGAACGGCTTTCGGCTCTAAGAGCAAGAATAGTCGTTATGGCTGCCCAAGAGGCGCCAAAAGCAACCAAACCAAAACGGAAAACAGCTACTCAACATG GGGGTTCTTCGTTTTCCGATCTTCTTCAGGCTCTTGAAGACTACTTACCAGTTCTGCTTGGATTGGTTAAAGATG GCAATAATTTAAAAGATAAGGTGCATTTTGCATGGATTAACCAAGAGGATGACGCCGAG GAAACAGTCATGGCCAGTGCTTGGTATGAAGTACTCTCAGTTTTACACTTGATGGCTATGCTATGCTTATCGGAGGCAAATGCATTGCTTCTTCCTAAAATGGCCAGTGATGGCTATCAGCAAAAAACATCTGAAG AAGGCAAGCGGGCGTCTGTTGATATTTTCTTGAAGGCAGCAGGGTATTTGGATTGTGCTATTCGCCATGTTCTTCCTCAAATACCTCCAGAAACCAg GAGTGAGCTTCCGATAGACTTGACTGAGAGAGTGCTGCGAGCTCTCTGCATGCAGGCATTGGGCCAG TGTGTTGATATTCAACTTGGGATGGCTATTGATAGTCCTAAAGCCACACTAGCTGTGAAACGTCGGTTGGCATGTGAAATGGTGAAGTATTGGAAACAG GCACAGGATGATATCACACATTTTTCATCGCTTTCTTTTAGCAATGGGTGGGGACAAAAGCATTGGCTCTTTGTTAAATGGAAATATCTCGAAGCGAAA GCTGCTGCTTATTACTACCATGGACTGATCCTCGATGAGGGCAACACCGAAAAATCTCATGGAATGGCTGTGGCCGCTCTACAAGCTGCCGAAGAATTTctgaaagaaggaaaaaaaacttgtgAAAACTTTAATGCCACAATTCCCATATCAAG gaGTCCATATTTATCAGGATCGATGAAGTATCTGTCGGAGAAAATTCCTAAAGATACAGCGAGCAAAGTCCGGATCAATCGAGATCTGTACAGCCATGAGAG GATCATCGAGACGGCCCCGACCTTGCCGGATTTTGCATTGGCACTAAAACCCGACGACTACCAACTTCCTCCGGTAGATCCATCCTGGAACAAAGACGACGGCAATCAGAAAAAAGACTAG